The following proteins are co-located in the Flectobacillus major DSM 103 genome:
- a CDS encoding glutamate synthase subunit beta produces MGKPTGFLEVTRETPKKRPVAERVADYKEIDIDLPGEKVKAQASRCMDCGVPFCHNGCPLGNIIPEFNDAVYDQNWGYAYEILSSTNNFPEFTGRICPAPCESACVLGINKPPVAIEYIEKSIIEYAFGNGLVKPNIPTKRTGKKVAIIGSGPAGLASAAQLNKAGHTVTVFERADEIGGLLRYGIPDFKLEKWVVQRRVEVMKQEGIVFKTSTNVGVDIKADELLEDFDTIVLAGGSTVPRTLPIPGADLKGVYPAMEFLSQQNKRVAGIDRIVDHRGVAYQDGELYATDKNVVVIGGGDTGSDCVGTSNRHKAKSITQVEVMPMPPAERAAQTPWPNWPMMLRTSTSHEEGANRQWSIAVKEFVGDGSGNLKGIKIADIVLEVVDGKAQQTHQNEREIPCELALIAAGFLHPQREGLLSQLEEKGLEFDERGNVKANNYKTSVDKVFAAGDMRRGQSLVVWAISEGREAARQADIYLQGISILEAKAVSSFSVV; encoded by the coding sequence ATGGGAAAACCAACAGGATTTTTAGAGGTTACAAGAGAAACTCCTAAGAAAAGACCCGTCGCAGAACGTGTCGCTGATTATAAAGAAATTGATATAGATTTACCAGGAGAAAAAGTAAAAGCTCAAGCAAGCCGTTGTATGGACTGTGGTGTGCCTTTTTGTCACAACGGTTGTCCATTAGGCAATATTATCCCTGAATTTAATGATGCGGTTTATGACCAAAACTGGGGATATGCTTATGAAATCTTATCATCTACCAACAATTTTCCAGAGTTTACAGGACGTATTTGTCCAGCACCATGCGAGTCGGCATGTGTATTGGGTATCAATAAACCTCCTGTAGCTATCGAATATATCGAGAAATCGATTATTGAATATGCTTTTGGAAATGGCTTGGTAAAACCTAATATCCCAACCAAAAGAACAGGTAAAAAAGTAGCTATTATTGGCTCTGGCCCTGCTGGATTGGCTTCGGCTGCTCAGCTCAATAAGGCTGGACATACTGTAACGGTATTTGAACGTGCCGACGAAATCGGAGGGTTGCTTCGTTATGGTATTCCTGATTTTAAATTGGAGAAATGGGTAGTTCAACGTCGTGTAGAAGTAATGAAGCAAGAAGGTATTGTTTTCAAAACTTCAACTAACGTTGGTGTTGATATTAAAGCCGATGAATTATTAGAAGACTTCGATACTATCGTTTTGGCGGGTGGTTCTACCGTTCCAAGAACGCTCCCTATTCCTGGAGCTGACTTGAAAGGTGTATATCCTGCTATGGAGTTCTTGTCTCAACAAAATAAGCGTGTTGCTGGTATCGACCGTATCGTTGACCACCGTGGCGTTGCTTATCAAGATGGTGAATTGTATGCTACCGATAAAAACGTAGTGGTAATTGGTGGTGGCGATACAGGTTCTGACTGTGTTGGTACATCTAATCGCCATAAGGCAAAATCTATTACACAAGTAGAGGTAATGCCAATGCCTCCAGCCGAACGTGCTGCTCAAACCCCTTGGCCAAATTGGCCAATGATGTTGCGTACTTCTACATCGCACGAAGAAGGTGCTAACCGTCAATGGTCGATTGCTGTAAAAGAGTTTGTTGGCGACGGTAGTGGTAATTTGAAAGGCATCAAAATTGCTGATATTGTTTTGGAGGTAGTTGATGGCAAAGCCCAACAAACACACCAAAATGAAAGAGAAATCCCTTGTGAATTGGCTTTGATTGCAGCAGGTTTCTTACACCCGCAGCGTGAAGGTCTTTTATCTCAATTAGAAGAAAAAGGACTAGAGTTTGACGAAAGAGGTAATGTAAAAGCCAATAACTACAAAACATCTGTAGATAAAGTGTTTGCAGCAGGCGATATGCGTCGCGGACAGTCATTGGTAGTTTGGGCTATCTCTGAAGGTCGTGAGGCGGCTCGTCAGGCAGATATTTACTTGCAAGGTATTTCAATTTTGGAAGCGAAAGCTGTATCAAGCTTCTCGGTTGTTTAA
- a CDS encoding TldD/PmbA family protein: MKRRDFIQLSGMGLGALMGSSIPVLGNVVPAEHLLEPGADVAFKKKMADIALNAAKSRGATYTDVRIGRYLQQFLFTRENKVQNIVNAESYGVGIRVIANGTWGFAATSDVTPEGIAKCAETAVAIAKANAKIQKEPVILAPQKGVGEVTWKTPITKNAFEVPVQQKIDLLMNVNSEAMKNGAGFVTSNLFLVNEQKYFASSDGSYIDQDVHRIWPTFTVTAVDKQAGKFKTRDAISSPMGMGYEYLDGLASEKIAAPNGLVGYRNSYDMVEDAVMAAKQAKEKLTAKSVLAGKYDLVLDPNHLGLTIHESVGHPTELDRVLGYEANYAGTSFATLDKWKSKSFNYGSKQVNIVADKTQPYTLGTVGYDDEGVPCKEWDLIKDGILVNYQAIRDQVNILGENASHGCCYADNWNSVQFQRMPNVSLRPGKEKLSVFDMIKGVEKGIYIIGRGSYSIDQQRYNFQFGGQLFYEIKNGQIVGMLDDVAYQSNTQEFWNSCVQICDKDDYRTFGSFFDGKGQPSQVSAVSHGSATTRFNGVNVINTGRKI, from the coding sequence ATGAAAAGAAGGGATTTTATCCAATTGTCTGGTATGGGCTTGGGAGCCTTAATGGGTAGTTCAATACCTGTTTTGGGAAATGTGGTGCCAGCGGAGCATCTTCTTGAGCCAGGTGCAGATGTGGCTTTCAAAAAGAAAATGGCAGATATTGCCTTAAATGCTGCTAAGTCTCGTGGGGCAACCTACACCGATGTACGCATTGGTCGATATTTACAGCAGTTTTTGTTTACCCGTGAGAATAAAGTACAAAATATTGTTAATGCCGAATCGTACGGTGTAGGTATTAGGGTAATAGCTAATGGTACATGGGGCTTTGCAGCTACTAGCGATGTTACGCCCGAAGGAATTGCCAAATGTGCCGAAACAGCCGTTGCAATTGCCAAAGCCAATGCCAAGATTCAGAAAGAGCCTGTCATTCTTGCTCCACAAAAAGGTGTAGGTGAAGTTACTTGGAAAACACCTATTACCAAAAATGCGTTTGAAGTTCCCGTTCAGCAGAAAATAGATTTATTGATGAATGTCAACAGTGAGGCTATGAAAAATGGTGCTGGCTTTGTAACATCCAATTTGTTTTTGGTGAACGAACAAAAATATTTTGCCTCTTCAGATGGTTCGTATATCGACCAAGATGTACATCGTATTTGGCCAACGTTTACGGTAACAGCGGTAGACAAACAAGCTGGTAAGTTCAAAACCCGCGATGCTATTAGCTCGCCAATGGGTATGGGCTATGAGTACCTCGATGGTTTGGCAAGTGAAAAAATCGCTGCACCTAATGGCCTTGTAGGGTATCGTAACTCGTACGATATGGTCGAAGATGCCGTAATGGCGGCTAAACAAGCCAAAGAAAAATTAACAGCCAAGTCGGTATTGGCAGGTAAATACGACCTCGTACTTGACCCTAATCACTTGGGTCTGACTATCCACGAGTCGGTAGGGCACCCAACCGAGCTTGACCGTGTATTGGGCTATGAGGCCAATTATGCAGGCACTAGCTTTGCAACTTTAGATAAATGGAAATCAAAATCATTTAATTATGGTAGCAAACAAGTTAATATTGTAGCCGACAAAACACAGCCCTATACATTGGGTACAGTGGGCTACGACGACGAAGGCGTGCCATGCAAAGAATGGGATTTGATTAAAGATGGTATTTTGGTAAACTATCAGGCTATTCGCGATCAAGTAAACATTTTGGGCGAAAACGCCTCTCATGGTTGTTGTTATGCCGATAACTGGAACTCTGTGCAGTTTCAGCGTATGCCAAACGTTTCATTACGCCCTGGAAAAGAAAAACTAAGTGTTTTTGATATGATTAAAGGCGTTGAGAAAGGTATTTATATTATCGGTCGTGGCTCGTATTCTATCGACCAACAACGCTATAACTTCCAATTTGGTGGACAGTTGTTCTATGAAATCAAAAATGGACAAATCGTAGGAATGCTCGACGACGTAGCGTATCAGTCTAATACACAGGAGTTTTGGAATTCGTGTGTTCAGATTTGTGATAAAGACGACTACCGTACATTTGGTTCGTTTTTCGATGGAAAAGGCCAGCCTTCGCAGGTAAGTGCTGTTTCGCATGGTAGTGCAACAACACGTTTCAATGGCGTAAATGTCATCAATACTGGAAGAAAAATCTAA
- a CDS encoding TldD/PmbA family protein: MAILTKEEAKKIIDKVLAFSKADETSVALNGSRTGNIRYARNSVSTSGESYDLSLAVTAVFGKRSGTATINEFDDKSLEKTVRRAEEIARLAPENPEYVPMLGPQKYLDTNSFAQSTANIDPEFRAKAAFESIDPCAKKNLTAAGYMEDSSGFTAIGNSKGLFGYNKSTSVDFSITVRTADGLGSGYAIRDFNDVSKLSTKSATEIAIQKAMASSSAKALEPGKYTVILEPAASIDLLQNMMRSLDARNADEGRSFLSKKGGGIRLGEKLFDERVNIYSDPANPEIPKAGFSGDGRPQEKIYWVENGIVKNLTYSRFWAEKKGVKATPPPQGFIMAGGTESLADLIKGTEKGILVTRFWYIRAVDPQTLLFTGLTRDGTFYIEKGQIKYPIKNFRFNESPVIMLNNLEAMGVPMRIGGSLVPPLKIRDFTFSSLSDAV, translated from the coding sequence ATGGCTATATTAACAAAAGAAGAAGCTAAAAAAATCATTGATAAAGTTTTAGCATTTTCGAAAGCAGACGAAACAAGCGTGGCTCTGAATGGTAGTCGCACTGGCAATATTCGTTATGCCCGAAATTCAGTATCTACGAGCGGTGAGTCCTACGACCTTTCATTGGCTGTTACTGCTGTTTTTGGCAAACGTTCGGGTACAGCAACTATCAATGAGTTTGACGATAAATCATTAGAAAAAACAGTAAGAAGAGCTGAAGAAATCGCCAGATTAGCTCCCGAAAACCCTGAATATGTACCGATGTTGGGGCCACAAAAGTATTTGGACACCAACTCGTTTGCTCAAAGTACTGCTAATATCGACCCTGAGTTTCGTGCCAAAGCAGCATTTGAAAGTATCGACCCTTGTGCTAAAAAGAACTTGACGGCAGCAGGTTATATGGAAGACTCTTCGGGTTTTACGGCTATTGGTAATAGTAAAGGGCTTTTTGGCTATAATAAATCTACTTCGGTTGATTTTTCTATTACAGTACGTACCGCCGATGGCTTAGGATCGGGTTATGCCATTCGTGATTTTAACGACGTTTCTAAACTTAGTACTAAATCGGCTACCGAAATTGCTATTCAGAAAGCGATGGCTTCTAGCTCGGCCAAAGCCCTAGAGCCAGGCAAATATACCGTTATCTTAGAACCAGCCGCCTCAATTGATTTGCTCCAAAATATGATGCGTAGCCTTGATGCTCGTAATGCAGACGAAGGCCGTAGTTTCTTGAGCAAAAAAGGAGGAGGAATTCGTTTGGGCGAAAAGTTGTTTGACGAACGAGTAAATATCTATTCAGACCCCGCCAACCCAGAAATTCCTAAAGCAGGTTTTTCAGGCGATGGCCGTCCACAAGAAAAAATCTATTGGGTAGAAAATGGCATAGTAAAAAACCTGACCTATTCAAGGTTTTGGGCCGAAAAAAAAGGCGTAAAAGCAACACCTCCACCACAAGGCTTTATTATGGCTGGTGGAACAGAATCTTTGGCCGACCTTATTAAAGGAACTGAAAAAGGTATTTTAGTAACTCGCTTTTGGTATATTCGTGCTGTAGACCCACAAACATTATTGTTTACTGGACTAACCCGCGATGGTACTTTTTATATCGAGAAAGGCCAAATCAAATATCCAATCAAAAACTTCCGTTTCAACGAAAGTCCCGTAATTATGCTCAATAATCTTGAAGCTATGGGCGTACCAATGCGAATTGGAGGAAGTTTGGTGCCACCACTCAAAATCCGAGACTTTACATTTAGTAGCTTGTCAGATGCTGTTTAA
- a CDS encoding TldD/PmbA family protein, with protein sequence MKRRDFIQLSGLGMGAMMLPNIPIVGRPVSPEALLEGGVDVAVKKRLADAALNAAKAKGATYTDVRIGRYLNQFVVTRENKVQNIINTESYGVGVRVIANGCWGFAAVVDAKTEADTARAAEEAVAIAKANARLMTQPVQLAPQKGYGEVSWKAPIQKNAFEVPIQEKVDLLLGVNDAALKNGANYVNSVMFMVNEQKYFASSDGSYIDQDVHRIWPIFNVTAIDPKTGKFETRRTLSAPMGMGYEYLQTNPQDKVTGITTRYNKGYDMLEDIIAASKQAKEKLTAKSVEAGKYDLVLDPSHLWLTIHESVGHPLELDRVLGYEANFAGTSFATLDKWQSKNFNYGSKEVNLFADKTQVGSLGAVGWDDEGVKTKQWDLVKDGTLVNYQAIRDQVHIIGEKESHGCCYADSWSSVQFQRMANVSLAPGKERLSVDDMIKDVKKGIYIVGDGSFSIDQQRYNFQFGGQLYYEIKDGKIVGMLKDVAYQSNTQEFWNSCVKVCDERDYRLGGSFFDGKGQPSQSSAVSHGSSTARFNGVNVINTARKV encoded by the coding sequence TTGAAAAGAAGAGATTTTATTCAATTGTCAGGTTTGGGTATGGGAGCTATGATGCTACCCAACATTCCGATTGTCGGAAGGCCTGTTTCTCCCGAAGCTCTTTTAGAAGGAGGCGTAGATGTTGCTGTAAAAAAGCGATTGGCCGATGCCGCCCTTAATGCAGCTAAGGCAAAAGGTGCTACTTATACCGATGTACGTATAGGCCGGTATTTGAATCAGTTTGTGGTAACACGCGAAAACAAAGTACAGAATATCATCAATACCGAATCGTATGGTGTGGGTGTTCGTGTAATTGCCAATGGCTGTTGGGGTTTTGCGGCGGTGGTCGATGCCAAAACCGAAGCTGATACTGCCCGCGCTGCCGAAGAAGCCGTTGCTATTGCCAAAGCCAATGCCCGTTTGATGACCCAACCTGTACAGTTGGCTCCGCAAAAAGGATACGGTGAGGTAAGTTGGAAAGCTCCAATCCAAAAAAATGCCTTTGAAGTACCCATTCAAGAAAAAGTAGACCTGTTGCTCGGTGTCAATGATGCTGCTCTCAAAAATGGAGCTAATTATGTCAACTCTGTGATGTTTATGGTAAACGAGCAAAAATATTTTGCCTCGTCCGATGGCTCGTATATCGACCAAGATGTTCACCGTATCTGGCCAATTTTCAACGTAACAGCTATTGACCCCAAAACAGGTAAGTTTGAAACTCGCCGTACATTGAGTGCTCCGATGGGCATGGGTTACGAATATCTTCAAACCAACCCTCAAGATAAAGTAACGGGTATTACCACTCGCTACAACAAAGGGTATGATATGCTCGAAGATATTATTGCTGCCTCAAAACAAGCCAAAGAAAAGCTTACTGCCAAATCGGTTGAGGCGGGTAAATACGACCTTGTACTTGACCCTTCTCACTTGTGGCTTACTATTCATGAGTCGGTAGGACACCCCCTTGAGCTTGACCGTGTGCTGGGGTATGAAGCCAACTTCGCTGGAACGTCTTTTGCCACACTCGATAAATGGCAAAGCAAAAACTTTAACTATGGTAGCAAAGAAGTAAACCTTTTTGCCGATAAAACACAAGTAGGTTCGCTAGGTGCTGTAGGCTGGGACGACGAAGGGGTCAAAACTAAGCAATGGGACTTGGTAAAAGATGGAACACTGGTTAATTATCAGGCTATTCGTGACCAAGTACATATTATTGGTGAAAAAGAATCGCATGGCTGCTGCTATGCCGACAGCTGGTCGTCGGTACAGTTTCAGCGTATGGCCAACGTTTCGCTTGCTCCAGGCAAAGAACGTTTGTCGGTAGATGACATGATTAAAGATGTTAAAAAAGGAATTTATATTGTTGGCGACGGCTCATTTTCAATTGACCAACAACGCTATAACTTCCAATTTGGGGGACAATTGTATTATGAGATTAAAGATGGAAAAATTGTAGGAATGCTCAAAGACGTGGCTTATCAATCTAATACACAAGAGTTTTGGAATTCTTGCGTAAAGGTTTGTGACGAACGTGACTACCGTTTGGGTGGCTCTTTCTTCGATGGAAAAGGCCAACCTTCACAGTCAAGTGCCGTTTCTCATGGTAGTTCTACGGCTCGTTTTAATGGCGTTAACGTAATTAATACTGCCCGTAAGGTGTAA
- a CDS encoding TldD/PmbA family protein, which translates to MSVILTESEAKALLKKVLSYSKADECEVNISGDIRGNIRYARNEVSTSGALTNQNLSVQSAFGKKVGVATVDEFDDASLEKVVRRSEELARLAPENPEYMSVLEPQQYIQSNGYFESTASVNPDKRAEAVYKSLVLSREQKLVAAGFLEDQKGYSAMMNSKGLFAYYKDTSVNFSLTVRTEDGTGSGYVAKGYSDFNKLDTAAATKIAIQKSIGSKGAKALEPGKYTVILEPTAAAVLLESIYFALDARSADEGRSFFSKQGGKTKLGEKIVDERVTIFSDPAYPELPASPWAGDGQALDKRMWIENGVVKSLAYSRFWAKEKGVKPIPFPNNVIMTGGTASLEEMIKSTKRGILVTKLWYIRPVDPQTLLQTGLTRDGTFYIEDGKIKYPIKNFRFNESPIIMLNNLEMLGKTERVVSTESNRNYMVPPMKIREFTFSSLSDAV; encoded by the coding sequence ATGTCAGTAATACTAACAGAAAGTGAAGCTAAAGCCTTATTAAAAAAGGTATTGAGCTATTCAAAAGCCGACGAATGCGAAGTCAATATTTCGGGTGATATTCGTGGCAATATCCGTTACGCTCGTAACGAGGTATCTACAAGTGGGGCTTTAACCAACCAAAACCTAAGTGTACAATCGGCATTTGGCAAAAAAGTAGGCGTTGCTACAGTCGATGAATTTGATGATGCTTCTTTAGAAAAAGTAGTGCGTCGCTCAGAAGAATTAGCAAGACTTGCTCCCGAAAACCCTGAATATATGAGCGTATTAGAACCTCAACAATATATTCAGTCTAACGGCTATTTTGAGTCAACGGCCAGTGTCAATCCCGACAAACGTGCCGAGGCTGTTTATAAAAGTTTGGTATTGTCTCGTGAACAAAAGTTGGTAGCCGCAGGCTTCTTAGAAGACCAAAAGGGCTATTCAGCTATGATGAATTCAAAAGGGCTTTTTGCCTATTATAAAGATACAAGTGTTAACTTTTCGTTGACGGTTCGTACCGAAGACGGCACTGGTTCGGGTTATGTAGCCAAAGGTTATAGCGATTTCAATAAGCTCGATACTGCTGCCGCTACCAAAATTGCTATTCAAAAATCTATCGGTTCAAAAGGAGCAAAGGCTCTTGAACCTGGTAAGTATACCGTGATTCTTGAGCCAACGGCTGCCGCTGTATTATTAGAGAGTATCTATTTTGCTCTTGATGCCCGTAGTGCCGACGAAGGACGTTCGTTCTTTAGTAAGCAAGGAGGCAAAACAAAGCTAGGAGAAAAAATTGTAGACGAAAGAGTTACTATCTTCTCTGACCCAGCTTATCCCGAATTGCCAGCTTCTCCTTGGGCTGGCGATGGCCAAGCCCTAGACAAAAGAATGTGGATAGAAAATGGTGTGGTCAAAAGCCTTGCATATTCTCGTTTTTGGGCAAAAGAAAAAGGTGTAAAGCCTATTCCGTTTCCTAATAACGTAATTATGACGGGGGGAACAGCCTCATTGGAAGAAATGATTAAAAGTACCAAAAGAGGTATTTTGGTCACTAAACTTTGGTATATCCGCCCTGTCGACCCGCAAACTTTGTTACAAACAGGTCTTACTCGTGATGGTACTTTTTATATTGAAGATGGAAAAATTAAATATCCAATCAAAAATTTCCGATTCAACGAAAGCCCAATTATTATGCTTAACAACCTAGAAATGCTGGGCAAAACCGAACGTGTAGTAAGTACCGAATCAAACCGAAATTATATGGTACCGCCAATGAAAATCAGAGAATTTACTTTCTCGTCGCTTTCTGATGCGGTATAG
- a CDS encoding DUF4159 domain-containing protein, with the protein MKPFTFTRIQYTSGDWDTDQRMPSNILNSLVEYTTIPIDEKEKVVLLSSNELFKSPFCYLSGHKLVEFSAKERDNFRKYVENGGFVFVDDCNHDIDGLFAKSFEQEMARTFGAKALQKIPNNHPIYNCFFHFEGPPTTSFELNGWGDDLVHDYLKAIIINGRIGVLYSNKDYGCEWDYDFRNKRWLAEDNTKFGVNIIHYALTV; encoded by the coding sequence ATGAAACCTTTTACTTTTACCCGAATACAATATACTTCTGGCGATTGGGATACCGACCAGCGAATGCCCTCCAATATTCTTAATTCGCTTGTGGAATATACTACTATACCCATCGATGAAAAAGAAAAAGTAGTATTGTTGAGTAGCAACGAACTTTTCAAAAGTCCTTTTTGCTATTTGAGCGGACATAAATTAGTCGAGTTTTCTGCAAAAGAGCGAGATAATTTCAGAAAATATGTAGAAAATGGAGGTTTTGTGTTTGTTGATGATTGTAATCACGATATAGATGGCCTTTTTGCCAAGTCATTTGAACAAGAAATGGCCAGAACTTTTGGGGCAAAAGCACTGCAAAAAATCCCCAATAATCACCCTATTTACAATTGCTTCTTTCATTTTGAGGGGCCACCAACTACCAGCTTTGAACTCAATGGCTGGGGCGACGACCTCGTGCATGATTACCTCAAAGCTATCATTATCAATGGCCGAATTGGGGTGTTGTATAGCAATAAAGATTATGGCTGTGAGTGGGACTACGACTTCAGAAACAAGCGTTGGCTGGCTGAGGATAATACAAAATTTGGCGTAAATATTATTCATTACGCATTAACTGTTTAG
- a CDS encoding AAA family ATPase — translation METKELTYYKTLVAKLPLLKKEIAKVIVGQEEAIDEILIALLAGGHCLLEGVPGLAKTLMVKTISEALEMKFKRVQFTPDLMPGDIVGTEILEEDHETGKKFFKFNKGPIFANIVLADEINRTPPKTQAALLEAMQEYKVTYAGTNYDLPKPFLIIATQNPIEQAGTYPLPEAQLDRFLLYIRLGYPSETEELQVLKSTTGVAKQDLQTIMTDNDIIDLQKLTRQVHISEELIVKINHIVRSTRPATTTSSFVKEWCDWGAGPRAGQALVLCAKARAVLNERFSVLPEDIEALAFPILRHRIALNFRADAEGITTDDVIKNLLK, via the coding sequence TTGGAAACGAAGGAACTTACATATTATAAAACATTAGTGGCAAAGTTGCCATTGCTCAAAAAAGAAATAGCCAAGGTAATTGTTGGCCAAGAGGAAGCCATCGACGAAATATTGATTGCTCTTTTGGCTGGAGGACACTGTTTGCTGGAAGGTGTACCAGGGCTAGCCAAAACCTTGATGGTTAAAACTATCTCTGAAGCCCTCGAAATGAAGTTTAAAAGGGTGCAGTTTACTCCCGATTTGATGCCTGGCGATATTGTAGGTACCGAAATTTTGGAAGAAGACCACGAAACTGGTAAGAAATTCTTCAAATTTAATAAAGGCCCTATTTTTGCCAATATCGTTTTGGCCGATGAAATCAACCGTACTCCGCCCAAAACTCAAGCAGCTTTGCTTGAGGCAATGCAGGAATACAAAGTAACTTATGCTGGTACTAACTACGACTTGCCTAAGCCTTTCTTGATTATTGCAACCCAAAACCCTATTGAGCAGGCAGGTACTTATCCATTACCCGAAGCTCAACTCGACCGATTTTTGCTGTATATCCGTCTTGGGTATCCGTCCGAAACCGAAGAGTTACAAGTGTTGAAAAGTACTACAGGGGTAGCTAAACAAGATTTGCAAACTATCATGACCGATAACGATATTATTGATTTGCAAAAACTTACTCGTCAGGTACATATTAGCGAGGAGTTGATTGTCAAAATTAATCATATTGTACGCTCTACTCGTCCTGCTACTACTACATCGAGCTTTGTTAAAGAGTGGTGCGACTGGGGGGCAGGCCCTCGTGCAGGACAGGCCTTGGTGCTTTGTGCTAAAGCTAGAGCGGTATTGAATGAACGCTTTTCGGTATTGCCCGAAGACATCGAAGCTCTTGCTTTCCCTATTCTAAGACATCGTATTGCTCTTAACTTTAGAGCCGATGCCGAGGGTATTACTACCGACGATGTAATTAAGAATTTGTTGAAATAA
- a CDS encoding DUF58 domain-containing protein — translation MPLLSSELVKLNNLQLASRLVSEQLMLGVHHSKRFGYGIEFEQYRHYEIGDDPKRIDWKLYARTQKHLVRESSTESNYHIRFILDLSGSMNYAEGNTSRLQYCKILLASLAYLGYRQGDMMSLYGLQNGSLQTLVASGKQSFQRILYTLEKAEASGEWQNASPKFPEFQQKQKEIVFFASDLLQINNEWLNFIKHLANPHREVFIFQLLGQQELQFDLKGFYRFKDLETGKEVELQAESIKNEVQKNAASYLKNIEEELRIPYVYLLRNSLSEPIANVISESLKKRKG, via the coding sequence ATGCCCTTATTATCAAGTGAATTAGTAAAGCTCAATAATCTGCAATTGGCTAGCCGACTGGTTAGCGAGCAGCTTATGTTGGGGGTACATCATAGTAAACGCTTTGGGTATGGTATTGAATTTGAGCAATATCGACATTATGAAATTGGCGACGACCCCAAACGTATTGACTGGAAGCTATATGCCAGAACTCAAAAACACTTAGTACGAGAGTCGTCTACCGAAAGTAATTACCATATCCGCTTTATCTTAGATTTGTCGGGGTCAATGAATTATGCCGAGGGCAATACCAGTCGCCTACAATATTGTAAGATATTGTTAGCTTCATTGGCCTATTTGGGCTATCGGCAAGGGGACATGATGAGCCTGTATGGCCTTCAAAATGGTTCTTTACAAACGTTGGTAGCATCGGGAAAGCAGTCTTTTCAACGTATTTTGTATACCCTCGAAAAAGCCGAAGCTAGTGGCGAATGGCAGAATGCTAGTCCCAAATTTCCTGAATTTCAGCAAAAACAAAAAGAAATTGTTTTTTTCGCCTCCGACCTGCTACAGATAAACAACGAATGGCTCAATTTTATTAAACATTTGGCCAATCCACACCGAGAGGTATTTATCTTTCAACTATTAGGTCAGCAAGAATTACAATTCGATTTAAAAGGCTTTTATCGCTTCAAAGATTTAGAAACAGGTAAAGAAGTAGAACTTCAGGCCGAAAGTATTAAGAACGAAGTGCAAAAAAATGCAGCTTCTTACCTCAAAAATATAGAAGAAGAGTTACGGATTCCGTATGTGTATTTGCTAAGGAACAGCCTGAGCGAACCTATCGCTAATGTCATTAGCGAGTCCTTGAAAAAAAGAAAAGGCTAA